From Enhydrobacter sp., the proteins below share one genomic window:
- a CDS encoding SDR family oxidoreductase yields MTKTLLITGGASGIGAETARRAAKRGYRVAINYRSRDAQAMGVAADIAAAGGKAIALPGDVAHEADVVRLFAETERALGPISHLVNSAGFSQRTRVDEYDAALLGKFFAINVIGLMLCCREATKRMSTRHGGKGGAIVNVSSMASTLGGRLGSTAYAATKGAVDSFTKGFAREVAAEGIRVNSIRPGMVLTEMTEGNLGDSAFRARIEASIPMHRVGESHEIADAILWLLSDEASFVTGAMIDAAGGGYMI; encoded by the coding sequence ATGACGAAAACCCTTCTCATCACCGGCGGCGCTTCGGGCATTGGCGCCGAGACCGCACGTCGCGCGGCGAAACGCGGCTATCGGGTCGCCATCAACTACCGCTCGCGGGATGCGCAGGCGATGGGCGTGGCGGCCGACATCGCGGCCGCGGGCGGCAAGGCGATCGCGCTGCCCGGAGACGTGGCGCACGAAGCCGATGTCGTGCGGCTGTTCGCCGAGACCGAGCGAGCCCTGGGACCGATCAGCCATCTGGTGAACAGCGCCGGCTTCAGCCAGCGCACACGGGTCGACGAGTATGACGCCGCCCTGCTCGGCAAGTTCTTCGCCATCAACGTCATCGGCCTGATGCTGTGCTGCCGCGAGGCCACCAAGCGCATGTCGACCCGGCACGGCGGCAAGGGCGGCGCGATCGTCAACGTCTCGTCGATGGCCTCGACTCTCGGCGGCCGGCTGGGCTCGACCGCCTATGCCGCGACCAAGGGCGCGGTCGATTCCTTCACCAAGGGGTTTGCCCGCGAGGTGGCGGCAGAAGGCATCCGCGTGAATTCGATCCGCCCCGGCATGGTGCTGACCGAGATGACCGAGGGAAACCTCGGAGACTCGGCGTTCCGCGCGCGCATCGAGGCATCGATCCCGATGCATCGGGTTGGCGAAAGCCACGAAATCGCCGACGCCATTCTGTGGCTCCTGTCCGACGAAGCCTCCTTCGTCACCGGCGCCATGATCGATGCGGCCGGTGGCGGGTACATGATTTGA
- a CDS encoding acyl-CoA/acyl-ACP dehydrogenase: MTLDDFGLTEEQALIRRNVAELLARALPAEEVRRLDAASEFPHAAFDALAAAGYMALPYDPAYGGMGGSRKDLVVLVESLARHYSGASSLYLPTVVYGGMHLQLTAGEHLRRRYLPEISAGRLKAAFALSEPDTGSDASGIKTRAVRDGNGFRLSGQKLYISAAHVADFLVVVAKTDSEARHKGVTLFWVDAHAPGVGMRPLETLGRRTTHPNEIFFDGVFVPADHVIGEENRGWSGLMKGLNLERLCLAAQACGNMHFAIEYAKRFARERVQFGQPVSKFQAIQHKFADMRVMLKSTQALTYRLADMLDAGLDPVEETAIAKILGTDGEFKCAHLAMEIMGGAGYTMAHDIQRLFRDTRVGSIGGGTNDIQRNTIAKMMGL, translated from the coding sequence TTGACCCTCGACGATTTCGGCCTCACTGAGGAGCAGGCACTGATCCGCCGTAACGTGGCGGAGCTGCTGGCGCGCGCGCTGCCGGCCGAGGAGGTCCGGCGGCTCGATGCGGCGAGCGAGTTCCCGCACGCCGCTTTCGACGCGCTGGCGGCGGCGGGCTACATGGCGCTGCCCTACGATCCCGCCTACGGCGGCATGGGCGGCAGCCGCAAGGATCTCGTCGTCCTGGTCGAGTCACTGGCGCGGCACTACAGCGGCGCCTCCTCGCTCTATCTGCCGACCGTCGTCTATGGCGGCATGCACCTGCAACTCACCGCGGGCGAGCATCTCAGGCGGCGCTACCTGCCCGAGATCAGCGCCGGCCGGCTGAAGGCCGCCTTCGCGCTCTCCGAGCCCGACACCGGATCGGACGCCTCGGGGATCAAGACCCGCGCCGTGCGGGACGGCAACGGCTTTCGGCTCTCCGGTCAGAAGCTCTACATCAGCGCCGCGCATGTCGCCGACTTTCTCGTGGTCGTCGCCAAGACCGATAGCGAGGCGCGCCACAAGGGCGTCACTCTCTTTTGGGTCGACGCGCATGCACCGGGGGTCGGCATGAGGCCGCTGGAGACCCTGGGAAGGCGCACGACGCATCCCAACGAGATCTTCTTCGATGGCGTGTTCGTCCCGGCGGACCATGTGATCGGCGAAGAGAATCGCGGCTGGTCCGGCCTGATGAAGGGACTGAACCTCGAGCGGCTCTGTCTCGCGGCGCAGGCTTGCGGCAACATGCATTTCGCCATCGAGTACGCGAAGCGCTTCGCCCGGGAGCGCGTGCAGTTCGGCCAGCCGGTGTCGAAGTTCCAGGCCATCCAGCACAAGTTCGCCGACATGCGGGTGATGCTGAAGAGCACGCAGGCGCTGACCTATCGCCTGGCCGACATGCTGGATGCCGGCCTCGATCCGGTGGAGGAGACCGCGATCGCCAAAATTCTCGGCACCGACGGTGAGTTCAAGTGCGCCCACCTCGCCATGGAGATCATGGGCGGGGCGGGCTACACCATGGCACACGACATCCAGCGCCTGTTCCGCGACACGAGGGTCGGCTCGATCGGCGGCGGCACCAACGACATCCAGCGCAATACCATCGCCAAGATGATGGGCCTGTAG
- a CDS encoding Zn-dependent alcohol dehydrogenase, which translates to MKAAVLFEPNTPLRVVECELDPPKANEVKVRMRASGVCQSDWHVMNGDWPSPMPIVPGHEAAGEILECGPGVTTVKPGDHVIFSFRPHCGHCRYCSQGRTVLCIGRASAPPGALYDGTLRIKHKGQGVNQMARIGTFAEQVVVPEEMVVPIRKDMPWPQAALVGCCVATGVGAVTRHAKIEAGSSVLVIGCGGVGLNAVQGAMISGAGKIVAADILDNKLEMARTFGATHVINTAKDNDPVKKVKEIAGGLGVDYAFDTVSIEKTQALAFDALAPGGHSVAVGISAPSIKAQFSPFMMVFAEKTVSGTFYGSVRPNLDFPVLVDHYMSKKLNIDGLISRTYRLQEINDGFKRMMAGEVARGVVVFD; encoded by the coding sequence ATGAAGGCGGCCGTTCTGTTCGAGCCCAATACGCCCCTGCGGGTCGTCGAATGTGAACTCGACCCGCCCAAGGCCAACGAGGTGAAGGTGCGGATGCGGGCCTCCGGCGTGTGTCAGAGCGACTGGCACGTCATGAATGGCGACTGGCCCTCACCCATGCCGATCGTGCCGGGTCACGAGGCGGCGGGTGAAATCCTGGAGTGCGGACCGGGCGTCACGACGGTGAAGCCGGGCGACCACGTCATCTTCTCCTTCCGCCCGCATTGCGGCCATTGTCGCTATTGCAGCCAGGGCCGCACCGTACTCTGCATCGGCCGCGCCAGCGCCCCTCCGGGCGCTCTCTACGACGGCACCCTGCGCATCAAGCACAAAGGGCAGGGCGTCAACCAGATGGCGCGTATCGGCACCTTTGCCGAGCAGGTCGTGGTGCCGGAAGAGATGGTGGTGCCGATCCGCAAGGACATGCCATGGCCGCAAGCCGCCTTGGTCGGTTGCTGCGTGGCAACAGGTGTCGGCGCCGTCACGCGGCACGCCAAAATCGAGGCGGGTTCGTCGGTGCTGGTGATCGGCTGCGGCGGAGTCGGCCTCAACGCCGTTCAAGGTGCCATGATCTCGGGCGCCGGCAAGATCGTCGCTGCCGACATCCTCGACAACAAGCTCGAGATGGCACGGACCTTCGGTGCGACCCACGTCATCAACACTGCCAAAGACAACGATCCGGTCAAGAAGGTGAAAGAGATCGCGGGCGGCCTCGGTGTCGACTACGCCTTCGACACCGTCTCGATCGAGAAGACCCAGGCGCTCGCCTTCGACGCATTGGCGCCGGGCGGCCATTCGGTGGCGGTCGGCATCTCGGCTCCGTCCATCAAGGCGCAGTTTTCGCCCTTCATGATGGTGTTCGCCGAGAAGACGGTGAGCGGCACCTTCTACGGCTCTGTGCGGCCCAACCTCGACTTCCCCGTCCTCGTCGACCACTACATGAGCAAGAAGCTCAACATTGACGGGCTGATCAGTCGCACCTACAGGCTCCAGGAGATCAACGATGGTTTCAAGCGCATGATGGCGGGCGAGGTGGCGCGCGGCGTCGTGGTGTTCGATTGA